A window from Nycticebus coucang isolate mNycCou1 chromosome X, mNycCou1.pri, whole genome shotgun sequence encodes these proteins:
- the HTATSF1 gene encoding HIV Tat-specific factor 1: MSDKLSGNDEFDEQLRMQELYGDAKDGDTQKDPSGETDAFGQHSSDTPYEWDLDKKAWFPKITEDFIATYQANYGFSNDGASSSTSNVPDVDARSAEEPPQRQPPEPTDSRKKGEKRKAESGWFQVEEDRNTNVYVSGLPPDITVDEFIQLMSKFGIIMRDPQTEEFKVKLYKDNQGNLKGDGLCCYLKRESVELALKLLDEDEIRGYKLHVEVAKFQLKGAYDASKKKKKCKDYKKKLSLQQKQLDWRPERRAGPSRMRHERVVIIKNMFHPMDFEDDPLVLNEIREDLRVECSKFGQIRKLLLFDRHPDGVASVSFRDAEEADYCIHTLNGRWFGGRQITAEAWDGTTDYQVEETSREREERLRGWEAFLNTPEDNRGFRRSNSVCTSERAGPSRVRHFSEHPSTSKMNAQEAATGMAFEEPIDEKKFEKTEDGGEVEEDASEKAAQEGGPEKEAEEGCSEKESEEGYPTRESEGGCPKREREEGYPETVSEKGTPVKESEEGSLKKAKENVPERESKKMRFTNDYEENGLAKESKDDPNKESEEESGPKKESEEDDSERELDEDCSEKQSEDVSEKELEENGLEKDFDEDGSEKDLDDNVLDKELGENDSEDSEFEDDVSEKVLDEEGSERELEEDSDEKEDAYEKVFDDESDEKEDEDGEEKGLEDADEKEEDDDADEKLFEDSDDKEYEEDADGKEDDPDEKLFEDDDSKDKLFEEEEEESSEKLFDDSDERGILSGLGSVKEEGALSTDSSFVLSSSDDDDDI, translated from the exons ATGAGCGACAAGTTGAGTGGGAATGATGAGTTTGATGAGCAGTTGCGAATGCAAGAATTGTACGGAGACGCCAAGGACGGCGACACTCAGAAGGATCCCAGCGGAGAAACCGATGCTTTCGGGCAGCATTCGTCCGACACCCCCTACGAGTGGGACCTGGATAAGAAGGCTTGGTTCCCCAAG ATCACTGAAGACTTCATTGCTACCTATCAAGCCAATTACGGCTTCTCTAATGATGGCGCATCTAGTTCTACTTCAAACGTACCAGACGTCGATGCTAGGTCTGCAGAGGAACCTCCGCAAAGACAACCCCCTGAACCCACTGATtccagaaagaagggagaaaaaagaaaggccgAATCAG gaTGGTTTCAAGTTGAAGAAGACAGAAATACAAATGTGTATGTGTCTG GTTTGCCTCCAGACATTACAGTGGATGAATTTATACAGCTTATGTCCAAGTTTGGCATTATTATGAGAGATCCTCAGACAGAAGAATTTAAGGTCAAACTTTACAAAGATAATCAAGGAAATCTTAAAGGAGATGGCCTTTGCTGTTATTTGAAG AGAGAATCTGTGGAACTTGCATTAAAACTTTTGGATGAAGATGAAATTAGAGGCTACAAATTACATGTTGAGGTGGCAAAGTTTCAACTGAAGGGGGCATATGATgcctcaaagaagaagaagaagtgcaAAGACTATAAGAAGAAGCTGTCTCTGCAACaaaa GCAATTGGATTGGAGACCTGAGAGGAGAGCTGGACCATCCCGGATGCGCCATGAGAGAGTTGTCATCATCAAGAATATGTTTCATCCTATGGATTTTGAG GATGACCCATTGGTGCTGAATGAGATCAGAGAAGACCTTCGAGTAGAATGTTCAAAGTTTGGACAAATTAGGAAGCTCCTTCTCTTTGAT AGGCACCCAGATGGTGTGGCCTCTGTGTCCTTTCGGGATGCAGAGGAAGCTGATTATTGTATTCATACACTCAATGGAAGATGGTTTGGTGGTCGTCAAATCACTGCTGAAGCATGGGATGGAACTACAGATTATCAG GTGGAGGAAACCTCAAGAGAACGAGAGGAAAGGCTGAGAGGTTGGGAGGCTTTCCTCAATACTCCTGAGGACAACAGAGGCTTTCGGCGTTCAAATTCTGTCTGTACTTCAGAAAGGGCAGGGCCTTCTAGAGTAAGGCATTTTTCAGAGCACCCTAGCACATCTAAAATGAATGCTCAAGAAGCTGCAACTGGAATGGCATTTGAAGAACCTATAGATGAGAAGAAGTTTGAAAAGACCGAAGATGGGGGAGAAGTTGAAGAAGATGCTTCTGAAAAAGCTGCTCAAGAAGGTGGCCCTGAAAAAGAAGCTGAAGAAGGCTGCTCTGAAAAAGAATCTGAAGAGGGCTACCCTACAAGGGAGTCTGAAGGAGGCTGCCCCAAGAGAGAGCGTGAAGAAGGCTACCCTGAGACAGTGTCTGAAAAAGGCACTCCTGTAAAAGAGTCTGAAGAGGGTAGTCTTAAAAAGGCGAAAGAGAATGTCCCTGAAAGAGAATCTAAAAAGATGAGGTTCACAAATGATTATGAAGAGAATGGCCTTGCAAAAGAGTCTAAAGATGATCCCAACAAGGAATCTGAAGAGGAGAGTGGCCCTAAAAAAGAGTCAGAAGAGGATGACTCAGAGAGAGAGTTGGATGAAGACTGCTCTGAAAAACAATCTGAAGATGTCTCTGAAAAAGAATTGGAAGAAAATGGTCTCGAGAAAGATTTTGATGAGGATGGCTCTGAAAAAGATTTGGATGATAATGTTCTTGACAAAGAGttaggagaaaatgattctgaagACTCTGAATTTGAGGATGATGTCTCTGAAAAAGTGTTAGATGAAGAAGGCTCTGAAAGAGAATTGGAAGAAGATTCAGATGAAAAGGAAGATGCatatgaaaaagtatttgatgaTGAGTCTGATGAAAAAGAGGATGAAGACGGAGAAGAAAAAGGGCTTGAAGATGCTGATGAGAAGGAGGAAGATGATGATGCAGATGAAAAGCTGTTTGAAGATTCAGATGACAAGGAATATGAAGAAGATGCAGATGGAAAGGAAGACGACCCAGATGAAAAGTTGTTTGAAGATGATGATTCTAAGGATAAATTgtttgaggaggaggaagaagagtccAGTGAGAAGTTGTTTGATGATTCCGATGAGAGAGGGATTTTGAGTGGTTTGGGCAGTGTTAAGGAAGAAGGGGCCCTGTCCACAGACAGCAGCTTTGTCCTCAGTagtagtgatgatgatgatgatatttaa